TCAGGCGCTGATGGAGCAGACCCTCTCTGAGTTCCACTTCGAGCGCATGGAGAATGCCGAGAAGAATCTTCTGAAATAAAGACTGAAAGGTTTCTGCATGAAGAATAGCATATATAATAAGGTATATATATATAATAAGGTGAAGAGCATAGCAGGAATAGCTATGCTCTTACTTTGTTCGTGCGATGCAGAAAACAGCATCAGCACCAAATATCCCTGCCAGTTCTATTTCAAGTCGCAATACCATCCGGGCACAAGTCTGGAAACAGCCCTCAACGGAACGGGCGTCTACACGATGGTTAGCGCTAAAAAGGTGAATGGAGCCTGGAATATCTATTCTACATTAAACGATGGGAAAAACCAGCCTGAAACCATCATCCTCTCTACAGCCAAGGAGAATTATGCCAACTATACCTATCTGGGAGCGGGCAACGACCCTAAAGATTCCAGGAAGAATGGCTTCATCATGGGACTTACAAACTTCAGCGGACCTGTAGCCTGGGACCGCCAATGCCCCAACTGTCTGGAACAATATGGCGGCACCAACTATCCGCTGGAATGGACCGGCAACCGCCAATCGGTTATTTGCGACAAATGCAAACGCATCTACAGCCTGGAAAACGGAACCATCTCAAGCGGCGGAAAGAGCAAAAGCGACAAGCCGCTGATGCAATATCGGGTAACCTACGGCGGCAAAGGAACCGATATATACGTGGGAAACTAAGCAGAAACGGAGGGCAAACGAAAAAAATGGCGCTTTCTTGTCTTAAAAAATGTAAATCGTTTGGAGATTTAAAGAAATAGCATTACCTTTGCACTCACATAACGCGGAAATAGCTCAGTTGGTAGAGCACAACCTTGCCAAGGTTGGGGTCGCGGGTCCGAGTCCCGTTTTCCGCTCAACTCTTAACGTTTACCATGCCGCAATGGTGGAATTGGTAGACACGAGGGACTTAAAATCCCTTGGCCAGTAATGGCTGTGCGGGTTCGAGTCCCGCTCGCGGCACCTTAAAGTTTTTCCTTATGAAAAAATTTGCTTACATCTTCATTTTATTCATTACGCTGGTTTTAACATCATGTGGTGTTAGCAGTGGGCATTTCAAGTTTGAAGGCAAATTTCTCAATATGAATCAAGGCGAGTTTTATGTATACAGTCCTGACGGGGGCTTCGAAGGCGTTGACACCATCAAGGTAGAAGGCGGCCGTTTCACTTTCGAAACCGAATGTAAGGAAGATTTTACCATCATGCTTGTTTTCCCTAATTTCTCTGAGCAGCCTATCTTCGCAAAATCGGGCAAATCAGTAGAAATCAAGGCAGATGCTTCGCACCTTAAGGAAATGGAGGTAAGCGGAACCGAGGATAACGAACTGATGACAAGATTCCGCAAGAACATCCTGAAAGATACGCCACCTGAGGCTAAAAAGCATGCTGAAGACTTCGTCAGAGAACATCCGAGTTCTGTGTGCAGCATCTATCTGATCAGAAAATACTTCATCACTTCTACACAACCTGATTACCGCAAGGCGCTCTCACTCATCAATATCGTAGAGAAGGAACAGCCTAAAAACGGACAGTTGGCTAAGATGAAGCAGTTGGCAGAAACCATGAAGAATGTAGGCACTGGTGCAACCCTGCCTTCATTTACAGCATACGATATCAACGGAAAACTCGTTTCTAGTACAGAAATGAGCAGCGCTCCGGTTGCCGTAATCTACACCTGGGCTACCTATAACTATGACAGCCAGGACATGCAGCGCGAACTGAAGAGCCGTCAGAAGAAATCGAACGGCAAGCTTAAGCTGATGGCTTTCTGTCTGGATGCCAGCAAGAGCGAATGCAAGAACAACATCAAACGCGACTCTATCGCATGCCCTATCATCTGCAACGGCGAAATGCTGGAAGACAGGACCTTGAAGAAGTTGGGATTGGGAAACCTTCCTGACAACATCATACTTCAAAATGGTAAAATCATCGCCCGAGGCATGAAAAAGCAAGAGCTTTACAATAAGCTCGACCAACTGCTAAAATAAATACTTTCGAGCTAGTCAAGAACCCATAAAAAGCACGCCTATATGTTAGTAAAGACATATTGTGCAGCAGTTAACGGACTAGAAGTAACTACTGTAACCGTAGAAGTAAGCCTCAACAGAGGCGTCATGTACCACCTCACAGGCTTAGGCGACGAGGCGGTCAAAGAGAGCCGCAACCGAATTTCAGCAGCTCTCCAGTATAGCGGCTTCAAATTTCCGATAGCCGACATCACTATCAATCTGGCTCCAGCTGACCTCCGGAAAGAGGGCAGCAGTTTCGACTTGCCGCTTGCAATCGGACTTCTAGGCGCCAACAACAACATTCCCGAAGATCATCTGAAAGAGTACATGATGGTAGGCGAGCTGAGCCTTGACGGTACGCTCCAGCCTATCAAAGGTGCCCTACCGATAGCCATCAGAGCAAGAGCAGAGCATTTTAAGGGACTGATTGTACCGGAACAGAACGCTCGGGAAGCGGCTGTCGTAAACAATCTTGAGGTTTACGGCATGAAAACACTTTTCGAAGTCATACAATTCATGAGCGACAGAAGCAATCCTTCTCCTACAATCGTTGACACCCGCAAGGAATTCTACGAAAACCAGACACATTGTGAATACGATTATGCCGATGTTCGCGGTCAGGAGAACGTGAAAAGAGCGCTCGAAGTGGCTGCGGCTGGCGGACACAACCTGATTATGGTAGGTCCTCCAGGTTCTGGAAAGTCGATGATGGCAAAACGTTTGCCGTCCATCCTCCCCCCTCTCACGCTATCTGAGAGTCTGGAAACAACACAAATTCACTCCATTGCAGGCAAACTGGGCAAGAATGTATCACTCATTTCCCAACGCCCGTTCCGGTCTCCTCACCATACCATCTCTCAAGTGGCTCTGGTAGGCGGTGGAACATCGCCACAACCGGGAGAAATATCGCTCGCCCATAATGGCGTTCTGTTCTGCGATGAACTTCCGGAGTTCAATAAAACCACTCTGGAAGTACTCCGCCAGCCATTGGA
This Segatella copri DSM 18205 DNA region includes the following protein-coding sequences:
- a CDS encoding DUF4369 domain-containing protein, whose amino-acid sequence is MKKFAYIFILFITLVLTSCGVSSGHFKFEGKFLNMNQGEFYVYSPDGGFEGVDTIKVEGGRFTFETECKEDFTIMLVFPNFSEQPIFAKSGKSVEIKADASHLKEMEVSGTEDNELMTRFRKNILKDTPPEAKKHAEDFVREHPSSVCSIYLIRKYFITSTQPDYRKALSLINIVEKEQPKNGQLAKMKQLAETMKNVGTGATLPSFTAYDINGKLVSSTEMSSAPVAVIYTWATYNYDSQDMQRELKSRQKKSNGKLKLMAFCLDASKSECKNNIKRDSIACPIICNGEMLEDRTLKKLGLGNLPDNIILQNGKIIARGMKKQELYNKLDQLLK
- a CDS encoding YifB family Mg chelatase-like AAA ATPase — encoded protein: MLVKTYCAAVNGLEVTTVTVEVSLNRGVMYHLTGLGDEAVKESRNRISAALQYSGFKFPIADITINLAPADLRKEGSSFDLPLAIGLLGANNNIPEDHLKEYMMVGELSLDGTLQPIKGALPIAIRARAEHFKGLIVPEQNAREAAVVNNLEVYGMKTLFEVIQFMSDRSNPSPTIVDTRKEFYENQTHCEYDYADVRGQENVKRALEVAAAGGHNLIMVGPPGSGKSMMAKRLPSILPPLTLSESLETTQIHSIAGKLGKNVSLISQRPFRSPHHTISQVALVGGGTSPQPGEISLAHNGVLFCDELPEFNKTTLEVLRQPLEDRHINISRAKYSTDYPCSFMFVASMNPCPCGYYGDPTHRCVCTPGQIQRYMNKISGPLLDRIDIQCEISPVPFQDISKAAPGEPSAKIRERVIKAREVQAERFKDYKGIHCNAQMTERMIHQFAEPDEQGIELLRMAMEKLSLSARAYNRILKVARTIADLAGSEQIKPDHIAEAVGYRTLDRGDWAERGHL